The window GCCCTGCTGGCCGACGGCCTGCGACTGCCCTTCGCCGATGGCGCGCTGGATATGGTCTACGTCCAGCACGTCCTCCACCACGTCGGCGACGTGGAACGAGCGCTGGCCGAGGCGTGGCGCTGCCTGCGGCCCGGCGGAGTGCTGTTCCTGGTCGAGACGGTTGAGGATAACCCCATCATTCGCTGGGGCCGGCGGCTCTACCCCAGTTGGCTGGGCGACGCCGTCACGGCCTCGTTCACCTTCGCCGAACTGGCGACGCAGGTGGCCGATAGCGGCTTCCGCGTGCAACGCGCCGGGCAATACAGCGTCCTCTTCTGGCTGTGGGAGATCGCCCCCGACCAGCTACCGGCGATGGAAAAGCTGACGCCGCTCGTCGTGCCGGTGGAGCGTGGCTTGCAGCGCGTCGGCCGCCGCTTTAGCGCCCACTGCTATCTGGTGGCCGAGAAGGAGACGTTCGGCTGAGCGCCGGAGCCATGACCGCGTTGCGCGCCCGCCTTCTGTCGCTGGGCCTCTCGTCTTCGACCATGCAGGGCGGCTTCATGGCCGTGGCGATGATCGTCGCCGGCGGCTTCGACTACGTGGTCAACATCGTCGCCGGCCGCCAACTGCCGCCGACGGAGTTCTTCGTCTTCGTCACCGTCACCGCGCTGTTGCAGGTGATGGTGCAGGCCACCAACGTCATTCGCAACGTGGTCGCCTACTACGCCGCCGAAGCGACGGTCTACCCCGACGCCACCAGCCGCGTGGGCAGCGTGCTCGGCCGCAGTTGGCGCTGGGCCTGGCGCTGGGGGGTGGTCGGCGCGGGAATCATGGCCCTCGGCAGCCCGCTTCTGGCCCGGCTGCTGCACATCGATTCGCCCGCGCCCCTCTGGGCGGCCAGCTTGGCCCTGCTGCTGCTATTTCTGCGCCCGGTCACCGACGGCGCGTTGCAGGGCATCCAGCACTTCATCGGCCTCGGTTTCGTCCAGATGCTGCAATCCTGCCTGCGGCTGCTGTTCGCCGGGCTGCTCATCTGGTGGGGCTGGCAGGCGGCGGGGGCCGTGCTGGCCCTGCCGTTGGGCAGCGCCGTGGCCCTGGTGTTGGCTGCCTGGCTGTTGCGCGCCTATTTCCGGGCCGCGCCGCCGGCCACCCCGCCGCGGCCGATCAGTTGGCGCTATTCGATCTATACCCTGGTCGGTCTGTCGGCCTTCGCCCTCATGGCCAACGTCGATCCCATCATCGTCCGGCGCTTCTTCGGCGATGCCGCCGCCGCGGCCTACGCCCCGGTCGTCACCCTGGGCAAGATGAACCTGTTCATCCCGTTGGGCATCGGAATGGTGCTGTTCCCCAAGGCGACGCAGCGGCAGGCCGCCGGGCGCGACGCGCGGCCGGTGTTGCTGCTGGCGCTGGCGGCCACGCTGCTGCCCGGCCTGGTGCTCACGCTGATCTATTGGCTGTTCCCCGGCGAAATCGTCCGCGTCGTCTTCGGCGACGCCTACACCGATCCCGGCCCCCTGCTGGCCCTCGTTGGGCTGGCGACGACGCTCTACGCCGGGGTGAACATCTGGGTCAACTTCGCGCTGTCGCTGGAGCGGCGCAGTACGATCGGGCTGATGGCGGCCATCGTCGTGGCCCAGATCGCCGCCATGGTGATGTTCCATGACCGGCTGGAAACCATCGCCCTGATTATGGTCGCCGCCGGGCTGCTGGGCAATCTGGCCGGGGCGGCGACGACCTTGCGCGCGTCGCCCGGCCCAGCCGCCAGGACGGATGCGGTAAATTATTAGTTGGGTCGGCCGCCCGGCTGCGCTAGAATAGCTGCATCTGTCCTGGCGTTGACCATTGCCCGGCCTTGGCTGTGAACGGAGCCGCGGATGCATCATTATTATTTGACCAAATCCGACTTCAAAGTCGCTCGAACCTGCCCCACCAAGCTCTATTATCGCAAGAAGGGCTACCCCACCCATGATGACGGCAATGAATATCTGGCGACCCTGGCCGATCAGGGGTATCTGATCGAAGCGCTGGCCCGCACGCTCTACCCCGACGGCCGATGGGTGGGCTATACGCCGGACGTTGAAGCGGCGGCCTGGGAAACGATGGCCGCGCTGACCGACAACTGCACCCTGTTCGAGGCCACCTTCATCAGCGGCGGCCGGATGGCGCGGGCCGACATCCTGACCCGGCGTGGTGACGTGTTCGAACTGATGGAGATCAAATCGTGCGGCTTCGACCGGCAGCAGTACGAGGCGCAACAGGCCGCCGGCCAACCCACCCTGTTTCGCGCGCCGCGCCATCCGGCCGAGATTCAGCGCGATTGGCAGCCCTATCTGGAAGACGCCGCGTTCCAGGTGGCCGTGGTGCAAGACCTGTTTCCCGGCGCGCGGGTCATCCCCTACCTGATGATGCCCGACACCAGCCGCCCCTGCTTCATCGACGGCCTGCACCATCGCTTCGTGCTGCGCTCCCACCACGACGACCAAGGCGAGACGGCGCTGCCGGCCGCCGACTATGCCGACGACCCGCGCGACATTCGCCGCAATCCCATCCTGGCCCGCGTCAACGTCAGCGCCGAAGTCGATATTCTCTTGCCGGAGGTGCGGCAGCTGGCCGCGGAGTACCTGGCCGGTCTGTTGCCCGCCCTGACGCGGGTGGTCACGCCGCCCTCGCTCAACTGTCAGGGGTGCGAGTATCGTGTCGCCGACGGCGAACGGCGCGGCTTCCACGAGTGCTGGGGCGAGTTGGCCGACGTGAAGCCCCATATATTCGACCTGTATCACGTTCAGGACGTGGGCGGCCGTAAAGACCCCCTGGCGAACCGCCTGCTCGCGCAGGGCAAGGCGGGGCTGTTCGACATTGCCGAAAAGGAGCTGACCCGCCGCGACGGCACGGTCGGCGAGCAATCGCAGCGGCAGGCGCGCCAAATCGCCTACACGCGGGCCAATCGCGAATGGGTGGACGACGGCCTCGGCCCGGCCCTGGAAGACCTGGTATATCCGCTGTATTTCATCGACTTCGAGACCTGCGCCCCGGCCGTGCCGCGCTACCGGGGCATGCGGCCGTTCGAGACCATCGCCTTCCAATGGAGTTGCCATCTGGCGACCGCGCCCGACGCGACGCTGCAACATAGCGAGTGGCTGCAAACGGCCGACACCTTCCCCAACGGGGTGTTCGCCGCGGCGTTGCGCCGCCGGCTGGGCGACGAGGGATCGATCCTCGTCTGGTCGAGCCACGAGGCAACCGTGCTGGGGGCCATCCGCCGCCAACTGATCGAGCGCGGCGAGGCCGATTCGGAGATCGTGGCCTGGATCGGCGACACGCTGGCTAACGGGCGGCTGGTGGATCTGCACCGGCTGGCCTTGCGCCACTACTTCCACCCGCGCATGGGCGGCCGCACGTCGCTGAAGGTCGTGGCCGATGCCGTGTGGCAAAGTAACCCGGCCATCCGCGCCCGCCTGCCGCAATATCTGGTGGTGACCGAGGAGGGGCAAGCCAGCCCCTATCAGGCCCTGCCGCCGCTAACCATCGCCGGGCGGCAAATTGCCGTGGCCGAGGGCACGGGGGCGATCCTGGCCTATTACACCATGATGGAGCGGCTGGCGGCCAACGCCACGCTGGAAGCCAACCAGTGGCGGCAGCTATTGCGCCAGTATTGCGGGCTGGATACGATGGCGATGGTGATGGTCTGGTGGCACTGGCGCGCCCTAACCGGCCGGTAGCAGGATGGTCAGATTGGCTTCGGCCGCCGCGCCGGGCAGGCGGATGCGGCAATCGAGCCGGCCGGCGCTGCCGGCCTTCAGGCCCACAAAGCCGGCCTGATGCGGCATGGCCTGCATGACGGCCTGGGCTACCAGCGCGATTTGAGCCGGGTCGGCAAAGTAGATCAGAACGGCGCCCATCCCCGGCGTGAGCTGCTCTACCACCCGCTGCGCCTGCCGCAACAGTTCCTTTTGCCCACGCCAGACGTCACAACCGATCAGGATAGCGCTCCGGTCGTCGGCGTAGGCCAGCAGATCGCCGCCCGCCGCGGTCGGGGCGTCATCCTCGGCCAAATCGACCGATTCGGCGCGCAGAGCGGCGGCCAGACTATCACGTAACGCATGCTTGCTGCGGGGTGTTTCGACCGCCGGGACCACGCGACGACCGGCGGCGGCGATCCGCGCCAGCAATTGCGCCACATCCGGCCCGGCCGAAGCTTGGGCGTTTGGCGGTTCTTCCAGCCGCCCATTGGAACCCGCGCCGTTGGCGGCCCGCCTCGTCCGGCCGGTGAACTCCTGTAGCCAATGGGTCAACAAGGCGCTGTCGGCCCACAGGCGGCTGCCGGTCTGGCTGATGACGCCATAGTTGCGCAATCGCTCCACGGCCGCGGCGACTTCCGGCCCACTATAGGGCAGGCGCTCGACCGGCTTCTCCTGGGCCACGGCGACCAGCGTGTCGCGCTCCACGTCGCTGAAGGTGCGCCACCACTGCTCGTAGTAAGGCCCCATCTCCGAGACGAGACGCTGCGTCACCTCGCGCTCGTCCGGCCGTCGCCCCTGGAGCTTGTGTGTCAGCCAAATGGCGGCCACGGCCTGAACGAAAAAGGGCAGCGTCCCAGCATGATGGCGCACAAAGGCCACATCCTCATCCGTGGCCGCCACCCCCACCCGCCGCGCCGGAACCCGCACCAGTTCTTCCAGTTCGGCCGGGCTGAGGCCGGACAAATAAATCGGCGTCGGAAAGAAAATATTGTAGAAGGGCGAGGTGGGCGGCAGGCCGACGAAATTGCCCAGCCGGTATAGATCCCAATACGAGGCGGTCACGTAGGCCAGTTCATAATCCCACACACCGGCCAGCGCCCGCAACTCGGTCATAAACTCGTCGCCGAAATTGGCCGTGCGCAACTGGTCAAATTCATCCAAAAGCAGGACGACCCGCCGGCCGCGATACTCGTACAGCAGCGATTCGACGGCATAGGCGTCGGCCGTCTGGGGGGAGCGCGGCACACCGGCCGGGGCAGGCGACAACCCGGCGATCAGTTTGTGATAGAGGCGGCCATAGAAATCGGCCGCCGTGCGGCAGGCCGACACGTCCACGTAGATCATGGTGTAGCGCGCCGCGTCCGGCAGATAGGCGGCCATGACCTCGGGGTGGGCGACGTATTGCAGAAACGAGGTCTTGCCGGCGCGCCGCAACCCCAGGACGCTGACACATTGCGTCTGCGCCCCGGCCAACGTCTCATAGAATTGGCGCGTCTGGCGGGCGCGGCCGAAGAAATCGGTTGGCAGGCGCACCGGCGGGCCGACGACGTAGGGCATGGTCATGGCTGCGCCGCCTCCACCTGTGGCGCGGTCGTGAGGAAGGCCGGTTCGCCGCCGTACCCCTCGCGCTCAATCTGGCGCAGCACGTTGGCCACGTCCTGAACCCGAATGGCAACATGGGAACGCCGCCGGTTCGCCAGCGACACCAGCCGGTGACACAGGGTCTGGACGAGGAACGGCTGGCCGGCCGTATGTTGCCAGATGGCCTCTTCGGCCGCCGCCTCGTAAGGCAAATGCCCCTCGACCGGCTGTCGAATCAGCGACAGGGTCTCCTCAAAACTGAGAGCCGCCACTTCCTGCCGCGCCGTCAGATCGATCATCGGTCGCCAGAACTCATCGAGCAGGGCCGGCGAGCCACACAGCAGGAAAACGATGCGCGCGCGGTGCTGAATCTGCGAGCGCAAATAGGGCAACAGTTCGGGCGAAAGCGTCCCGGCGTCGATGCCCGCGCGTAGCTGCTCCAGTTCATCGATGGCCAGCAGAATTAGCTCATCGGCCGGCAACGTCTGTTCCAGCCGATCCAGACAGCGGTCGAAGACGGCGTAGGCCGATTCGCCGGCCACGGGGCTGTCGGGCAGCGAGGGGGCCAGCATGGAGGTATTGACCCGGTGGCAGATGTCGCGCGCCAGGCAGCGCAGCCACTCATCGGTCGGTCGCCCCGCCAGCCGCTGCAAATCGACGTAGGCCGTTTTGAGCGGCCGTTGGCCGTGGCGCAGCGGCCGGCCACGGTCGCCCTCAGTGATCTGGTAGAGGGTCGATGTTTTGCCGATGCGCCGCCGGCCATAGAGCAGCAAGGCGTTGGGCCGGGCCGGGCCGATCAGGTTTTCGGCCAGCCAGGCGAAGAGGTCCGCGCGGCCGACGTAGAGCGCCGCCGACGGCCCCGTTAAAGGCCGCCCAACCACGTAGGGATTGGCTATTACTGTCGCCTCCGGCAACGCCATGACGCTCATCCTGACTCCGGTAGCAGCGATAGGCCGCCACGTCGAACTCGTTATCGACGATGCAGCCCACGGCGACGACGACGCGCCGCTGTTTTCCGCTGGTAGATTGTTGGTACTTCCGTTAAACCACAGGTGCGCCCGGCTTGACGGGTGGCCGGTCAACGCGCTGCCGGATGGCTCCAGACCGCGTCGGCTACCGAGTCAATTAGGGTTGGGTGCATTATAGGTAATTCGTACTGGCATGACAAGGAGAAATCATGTCAGGCCCTGGCGGCGGCCAACAAGCGGCGATAGAGAGCCGCCAGTTCATGGGCCGCCGCCGACCACTTGAAATGCGCGCTGCGGGCCAAACCGGCTTGCCGCAACCGCCGGCGGGCCGCGTCGTCGCCCAGCAGGTCGATCAGCGCCGCCGACCAGCCCGCCTCGTCGTGGGGCGATAGCAACAGCGCCGCCCCGTCTCCGGCCACTTCCGGCAGGCTCGACGCGTCGGACGAGAGCACCGGCGCGCCACAAGCCATCGCCTCCAGCAAGGGCAGGCCAAACCCTTCATACAGGCTGGGAAAGGCCAGCAGATCGGCCGCCGAGTAGAGCGCGGGCAAATCGTCGTCAGCGACAAAGCCGATCAGCTTAACCCGCTCGCTCAGCCCTTGCCGTTCGATCTCCGCCGCCAGCCCTTCGGTGAGCCAACCCTTCCCCCCGGCAATCACCAGCGCATGGGGCCAGCGCGCCGCCACCGGCCGGAAGGCGCGCACCAGCAGTTCGTAATTTTTGCGCGGCTGCACCGTGCCCACGGCCAGGACGAACGGCGTGTCGCCCAAGCCATAGCGGACGCGCAACGCAGCCAATGACGCGCCGTCGGTCACCGGCTGGAACCGCTCGTTGACGCCGCTATAGAGAACGGTGATCTTGTCCTCCGCCACGCCCCACGCCGCCTGTAGATCGCGCCGGGTGGCGGCCGAATCAGCCAGGATGTGGCTGGCGCGGGCCACCGACCAGGGCACGACCCGGTTGAGATAGGCCACCAGATTGGCCGGAAAGGTCGCCGGATAATGGATGAACGACAGGTCGTGGACGGTCAGGATAGTGGGGATGCCGCCACGCGCCGGCGGCAGCACGAAATCGGGCGAGTGGAACAGGTCGAGCGGCCCGGTGAACGCCTGCACCGGCAGCGGCACACGGGCGCGATACCACAGCCGGTAGAGCCAGCGCTCGTCGATGGGCGCGGCGCGGTGGGTCACGTGGGCGGCGATGGGCAGCGAATCGGCCACGGGCGACACCGCCGGCGGCCGGGCCGAGAACAGCCGGTAGTCAAAATCCGGCGCGTCGTTGACCAGGGCGTGGATCAATTCGCGCGTATAGCGCCCGATGCCCCCGCCCTGGGTCAAGGCCGCCGTCACGTCGAAGCCGATGACCGGCCGCGGGCGAGAGGCCATCACTCCACGTCGTTATACGTCCAATGACGGTTGGCGAAGAAATTCCAGAACAGCACCACCAGCACGGCCACGGCCAGGGACAGATTGTCGGCCAGGCGGGTCGTGTAGGCCTGGAGCGCGCCGATGTTGCTGACCATTGACCGGAAGAGCGGCGTCATAAAGAAGACGATGGGGATGCGAATCAGGACGCCGACGATGCTGACGAGGAAGAACATCGTGAATTGCCGGCGGCGGGAACGGGAACGGGAATCGGGATAGGTCCAGTAGCGATTCCAGAGAAAGTTGCTGAACACGGCGGCGACGAAGGAGACGGCCGAAGCGATGGTTGGGCCAAGATGGGTAACGAAGTAGTCACTGAGTCCCAACCCGGTCAGCAGCGTGTACAGCGAGTTGCCGGGGGCCACCAGCGCATTGGCCGGATTGAGCAATAAGTTAAATATGCCGAAATCGACGACGAAACCGATCCCGCCGACGACGAGAAATTTGATGAAACGCTCGGCCTCTTTGGGCTTCACCCCAAAGCGGCTCGAAACGTCCGCGAAGTATGTGATCATCTTGGGCATCCCTTACCAATCAGTTGTTGCCATATTCTCAATGGGACGGCCGTCACCGCTCCCCACCCTGAAACCGGGCCAGGCGAGCAATTGTAGCAGACCGAACATCACGCCCAAATGGACGTAAATATTATTCACGTAGAGTTTATCAACCAGATGGTGGACTGCCAATGCCGCCCAGGCCGCCAAAAGCCCCACGACCACCCCACGCTCCGGCCACGCCGCCCGCCGCGCCACCCGGATGGTCTGGGCGACGATGAACAGCCAGAAGACGCCGTAGGCCAGCAAGCCCGGCGCGCCAACCTCGGCCAGCAGATTCAGGTAATAGTTGTGGGCGTGGCCTAGCGCGTCGGGGAAGTTGATCAGGGCGTAGTCGCCATAGGCCGCCGGGTAGTTGCCGAAGCCGACGCCGCTCCACAGGTCATCGCGGGCCATGCCGGTCGCCGCCTGCCAGTGGGCCAGCCGCTCGATGACCGCGTAGTTGGCATCGTTGATATCGACGCCGCGCGCATCGCCCAGGGTGAACTCCTCGCCAAAGCCGCTCAGCCGTTCGGTGAGGGCCAGGGCCGGGCCAAAGCCGGCCGCCGCGCCGAACGCGACGCCGCTGCCCAACACAACCACCGCGCCAACCATGACCGCCAGCCCCAGGAGCACCCGCCGCGTGCTGAACAGAGCCAATACCGCCGCCCCGGCCAGAAAGCCCAACCACGCCCCCCGGCTCCACGACAGCACCACGGCCAGGCTGGCCGCCCCCGCGCCCACGGCGGCGAACGGCAGCCACAGGCGCGACCAGTCGCCCGGTTGAGCAGGGGATTTTGCCCGGCGGCGCTCGATCTGGGCCACGACCAGCCCCAGCAAAAGGCCCAGCGCGGGCAACGCCACCAGATTCATGTAGCCGCCGAACGGGTTGGGCTGCTCAAAAGTGCCATAGGCGCGATAGAAGCGGCCGAGGATCATAAAGTGCTCCGGCCCCGTGTCGCGCAGGCCGAATTGCCAGATGCCGATGAACGCCTGCACCAGCCCGGCGAGCAGCAGCATCGCCAACACGAGGCGCGCGGCAGAGGCCACGCCGGACGGGGGGCGGCTGGGGTTGGCCGTCAGGTCGAGGATGAGCCAGACGATCAGCCCCATCTCCAGCCATTTCAGCAGCTCCACCAGCCCCAACACAATCGAATAGGCATCCAGCAGGGAGAGAAGGGCCACAAAGACAAAGAGCAGCCAGGGCAGATTGAATGGCGAGGCCGGAACCCGCAAGCGCCGCCGGGCCAGCCCGCCGCCGATCCAGGCGGCCAACGTCAGCAGCAGGGCGATCTGGCCGCTGTCGAGCAGCGTGGGGCCGAAGACGATGCTCTCCAGCGCGCCGAACGGCCCCAGCAGCAGAGCCACGCCCAGGCCAAACAGGGGGTAGACCAGGGTGATGAGCACCCCGGCCGTGCCGAGGACCAGACCGGCAGCCAGCGGCAACGGCAGCCGGGCGATGAGCAGGGCCAGGACGACGCCCACCAGCGCCACAACGACGGCCGGTGACACTTCGCGGACGTCGAACCTATCCCGCGTTGTCATGCGTTCGATCAAAGCCTGTTCCGGAAATATTCAATCGTCTCGCGCAGCCCGTCGGCGACCGGCACGCGCGGCTCCCAGCCCAGTATCTCGCGGGCGCGGGTGATGTCCGGCCGGCGCACTTGCGGGTCGTCCACGATGCGGTCGTCGGTTGGCTCGATGCAGATGACCGGCGATTGGCTGCCGGCCAGTTCCACGACCATCTCGGCCAGTTCCATGACCGTCATCTCCGTGTCGGGGTTGCCGATGTTGACCGGCAGGCTCTCGTCGGAGTGTAGCAGGCGGTAGAGGCCCTCGATCAGATCGCTGTAATA is drawn from Candidatus Promineifilum breve and contains these coding sequences:
- a CDS encoding class I SAM-dependent methyltransferase; protein product: MDYRKPAVFGENWSPSRYQVLPYFAAERDVLARPDIRRILEIGCGNGWNMSRFAQNGRVAFGLDAVPERVALAQTHGPALLADGLRLPFADGALDMVYVQHVLHHVGDVERALAEAWRCLRPGGVLFLVETVEDNPIIRWGRRLYPSWLGDAVTASFTFAELATQVADSGFRVQRAGQYSVLFWLWEIAPDQLPAMEKLTPLVVPVERGLQRVGRRFSAHCYLVAEKETFG
- a CDS encoding lipopolysaccharide biosynthesis protein, with product MTALRARLLSLGLSSSTMQGGFMAVAMIVAGGFDYVVNIVAGRQLPPTEFFVFVTVTALLQVMVQATNVIRNVVAYYAAEATVYPDATSRVGSVLGRSWRWAWRWGVVGAGIMALGSPLLARLLHIDSPAPLWAASLALLLLFLRPVTDGALQGIQHFIGLGFVQMLQSCLRLLFAGLLIWWGWQAAGAVLALPLGSAVALVLAAWLLRAYFRAAPPATPPRPISWRYSIYTLVGLSAFALMANVDPIIVRRFFGDAAAAAYAPVVTLGKMNLFIPLGIGMVLFPKATQRQAAGRDARPVLLLALAATLLPGLVLTLIYWLFPGEIVRVVFGDAYTDPGPLLALVGLATTLYAGVNIWVNFALSLERRSTIGLMAAIVVAQIAAMVMFHDRLETIALIMVAAGLLGNLAGAATTLRASPGPAARTDAVNY
- a CDS encoding DUF2779 domain-containing protein; this translates as MHHYYLTKSDFKVARTCPTKLYYRKKGYPTHDDGNEYLATLADQGYLIEALARTLYPDGRWVGYTPDVEAAAWETMAALTDNCTLFEATFISGGRMARADILTRRGDVFELMEIKSCGFDRQQYEAQQAAGQPTLFRAPRHPAEIQRDWQPYLEDAAFQVAVVQDLFPGARVIPYLMMPDTSRPCFIDGLHHRFVLRSHHDDQGETALPAADYADDPRDIRRNPILARVNVSAEVDILLPEVRQLAAEYLAGLLPALTRVVTPPSLNCQGCEYRVADGERRGFHECWGELADVKPHIFDLYHVQDVGGRKDPLANRLLAQGKAGLFDIAEKELTRRDGTVGEQSQRQARQIAYTRANREWVDDGLGPALEDLVYPLYFIDFETCAPAVPRYRGMRPFETIAFQWSCHLATAPDATLQHSEWLQTADTFPNGVFAAALRRRLGDEGSILVWSSHEATVLGAIRRQLIERGEADSEIVAWIGDTLANGRLVDLHRLALRHYFHPRMGGRTSLKVVADAVWQSNPAIRARLPQYLVVTEEGQASPYQALPPLTIAGRQIAVAEGTGAILAYYTMMERLAANATLEANQWRQLLRQYCGLDTMAMVMVWWHWRALTGR
- a CDS encoding nSTAND1 domain-containing NTPase, with translation MTMPYVVGPPVRLPTDFFGRARQTRQFYETLAGAQTQCVSVLGLRRAGKTSFLQYVAHPEVMAAYLPDAARYTMIYVDVSACRTAADFYGRLYHKLIAGLSPAPAGVPRSPQTADAYAVESLLYEYRGRRVVLLLDEFDQLRTANFGDEFMTELRALAGVWDYELAYVTASYWDLYRLGNFVGLPPTSPFYNIFFPTPIYLSGLSPAELEELVRVPARRVGVAATDEDVAFVRHHAGTLPFFVQAVAAIWLTHKLQGRRPDEREVTQRLVSEMGPYYEQWWRTFSDVERDTLVAVAQEKPVERLPYSGPEVAAAVERLRNYGVISQTGSRLWADSALLTHWLQEFTGRTRRAANGAGSNGRLEEPPNAQASAGPDVAQLLARIAAAGRRVVPAVETPRSKHALRDSLAAALRAESVDLAEDDAPTAAGGDLLAYADDRSAILIGCDVWRGQKELLRQAQRVVEQLTPGMGAVLIYFADPAQIALVAQAVMQAMPHQAGFVGLKAGSAGRLDCRIRLPGAAAEANLTILLPAG
- a CDS encoding ATP-binding protein, coding for MSVMALPEATVIANPYVVGRPLTGPSAALYVGRADLFAWLAENLIGPARPNALLLYGRRRIGKTSTLYQITEGDRGRPLRHGQRPLKTAYVDLQRLAGRPTDEWLRCLARDICHRVNTSMLAPSLPDSPVAGESAYAVFDRCLDRLEQTLPADELILLAIDELEQLRAGIDAGTLSPELLPYLRSQIQHRARIVFLLCGSPALLDEFWRPMIDLTARQEVAALSFEETLSLIRQPVEGHLPYEAAAEEAIWQHTAGQPFLVQTLCHRLVSLANRRRSHVAIRVQDVANVLRQIEREGYGGEPAFLTTAPQVEAAQP
- a CDS encoding glycosyltransferase family 4 protein produces the protein MASRPRPVIGFDVTAALTQGGGIGRYTRELIHALVNDAPDFDYRLFSARPPAVSPVADSLPIAAHVTHRAAPIDERWLYRLWYRARVPLPVQAFTGPLDLFHSPDFVLPPARGGIPTILTVHDLSFIHYPATFPANLVAYLNRVVPWSVARASHILADSAATRRDLQAAWGVAEDKITVLYSGVNERFQPVTDGASLAALRVRYGLGDTPFVLAVGTVQPRKNYELLVRAFRPVAARWPHALVIAGGKGWLTEGLAAEIERQGLSERVKLIGFVADDDLPALYSAADLLAFPSLYEGFGLPLLEAMACGAPVLSSDASSLPEVAGDGAALLLSPHDEAGWSAALIDLLGDDAARRRLRQAGLARSAHFKWSAAAHELAALYRRLLAAARA
- a CDS encoding GtrA family protein; translated protein: MITYFADVSSRFGVKPKEAERFIKFLVVGGIGFVVDFGIFNLLLNPANALVAPGNSLYTLLTGLGLSDYFVTHLGPTIASAVSFVAAVFSNFLWNRYWTYPDSRSRSRRRQFTMFFLVSIVGVLIRIPIVFFMTPLFRSMVSNIGALQAYTTRLADNLSLAVAVLVVLFWNFFANRHWTYNDVE
- a CDS encoding O-antigen ligase family protein, producing MTTRDRFDVREVSPAVVVALVGVVLALLIARLPLPLAAGLVLGTAGVLITLVYPLFGLGVALLLGPFGALESIVFGPTLLDSGQIALLLTLAAWIGGGLARRRLRVPASPFNLPWLLFVFVALLSLLDAYSIVLGLVELLKWLEMGLIVWLILDLTANPSRPPSGVASAARLVLAMLLLAGLVQAFIGIWQFGLRDTGPEHFMILGRFYRAYGTFEQPNPFGGYMNLVALPALGLLLGLVVAQIERRRAKSPAQPGDWSRLWLPFAAVGAGAASLAVVLSWSRGAWLGFLAGAAVLALFSTRRVLLGLAVMVGAVVVLGSGVAFGAAAGFGPALALTERLSGFGEEFTLGDARGVDINDANYAVIERLAHWQAATGMARDDLWSGVGFGNYPAAYGDYALINFPDALGHAHNYYLNLLAEVGAPGLLAYGVFWLFIVAQTIRVARRAAWPERGVVVGLLAAWAALAVHHLVDKLYVNNIYVHLGVMFGLLQLLAWPGFRVGSGDGRPIENMATTDW